A window of the Rhizobium brockwellii genome harbors these coding sequences:
- the tsaB gene encoding tRNA (adenosine(37)-N6)-threonylcarbamoyltransferase complex dimerization subunit type 1 TsaB, whose product MIILALDTAGVDCAAAVYDSGRNTVLGEASDMIGKGHAEHLIGIVDRALDQAGLALSDVDRLAVTIGPGSFTGIRVGVAAARGFALSLNVPAVGITTLEVMASAQRDKTPHRAVLAAMDAKRDEIYLQSFAADGSPLDAPRAVSVAEAQAFAAGFDGEITGSATPLLKADAGGDHTNRFPISIVARLGAAASPDSGKPKPLYLRGPDAKPQAGYAIARRV is encoded by the coding sequence ATGATCATTCTGGCGCTCGACACGGCGGGTGTGGACTGCGCTGCCGCCGTCTATGACAGCGGCAGGAATACGGTGCTGGGGGAGGCATCGGACATGATCGGCAAGGGGCATGCTGAACATCTGATTGGTATCGTCGATCGCGCACTCGATCAGGCGGGACTGGCCCTTTCGGATGTCGACCGCCTTGCCGTCACCATCGGTCCCGGCTCCTTTACCGGTATCCGCGTCGGTGTTGCCGCAGCCCGCGGTTTTGCGCTTTCCCTCAATGTGCCGGCCGTCGGCATCACCACGCTCGAAGTCATGGCATCAGCCCAGCGCGACAAGACGCCTCATCGCGCCGTGCTGGCGGCGATGGATGCCAAGCGGGACGAAATTTATCTTCAATCCTTCGCAGCCGACGGTTCGCCCCTCGACGCGCCACGGGCAGTCAGCGTTGCGGAAGCGCAGGCTTTTGCTGCCGGCTTCGACGGCGAGATTACCGGTTCGGCGACGCCCCTCCTGAAGGCCGACGCCGGCGGCGATCACACCAACAGATTCCCGATCTCCATCGTGGCGCGCCTGGGCGCTGCCGCCTCCCCCGATTCCGGAAAGCCGAAGCCCCTTTATCTGCGCGGACCCGATGCCAAGCCGCAGGCCGGGTACGCAATTGCGCGACGAGTATGA
- the miaB gene encoding tRNA (N6-isopentenyl adenosine(37)-C2)-methylthiotransferase MiaB, producing MTQDSALLQAPEAIPSDSLRDGSNSRKVFIKTYGCQMNVYDSMRMSDALARDGYEPTEDMEEADLVLLNTCHIREKAAEKVYSALGRLREMKKKKAADGREMMIGVAGCVAQAEGEEILRRAPAVDVVIGPQTYHRLPEALRLAKQGQRVVDTEYAIEDKFEHLPIAESRRIRARGVTAFLTVQEGCDKFCTFCVVPYTRGSEVSRPVSQIVEEAEKLADSGVREITLLGQNVNAWHGAGPRGEAWSLGDLLYRLAEIPGLARLRYTTSHPRDMDDRLINAHRDLSALMPYLHLPVQSGSDRILKAMNRRHTAAEYLTLIERIRTVRPDIALSGDFITGFPGETDEDFKDTLRLVEEVRYAQAFSFKYSTRPGTPGAELKDQVPEEIKAERLERLQMLLLKQQQEFAESCIGKEIDLLLEKPGRMPEQLIGRSPWLQSVNVDAKASQIGDIIKVRITGTGTNSLFAERAEAAV from the coding sequence ATGACACAGGACAGCGCCCTTCTCCAGGCCCCCGAGGCAATTCCGAGCGACAGCCTCCGCGACGGCAGCAACAGCCGTAAGGTCTTCATCAAGACCTATGGCTGTCAGATGAACGTCTACGATTCCATGCGCATGAGCGATGCGCTCGCCCGCGACGGCTACGAGCCGACTGAAGATATGGAAGAGGCGGACCTCGTTCTCCTCAATACCTGCCATATCCGCGAGAAGGCCGCCGAGAAGGTCTATTCGGCGCTCGGGCGGCTGCGCGAGATGAAAAAGAAGAAGGCGGCGGACGGACGGGAGATGATGATCGGCGTTGCCGGTTGCGTCGCCCAGGCCGAAGGCGAGGAGATCCTGCGCCGCGCACCCGCCGTCGACGTCGTCATCGGCCCGCAGACCTATCATCGCCTGCCGGAGGCGCTACGCTTGGCCAAACAAGGCCAGCGCGTCGTCGATACCGAATACGCGATCGAGGACAAGTTCGAGCATCTGCCGATCGCCGAGAGCCGAAGGATCCGCGCCCGCGGCGTCACCGCCTTCCTGACGGTGCAGGAGGGCTGCGACAAATTCTGCACCTTCTGTGTCGTGCCCTATACACGCGGCTCGGAAGTGTCGCGGCCGGTTTCCCAGATCGTCGAGGAAGCCGAAAAGCTCGCCGACAGCGGGGTGCGCGAGATCACCCTGCTCGGGCAGAACGTCAACGCCTGGCACGGCGCCGGGCCGCGGGGTGAGGCATGGAGCCTCGGTGACCTGCTCTACCGGCTGGCCGAGATCCCTGGCCTGGCGCGGCTGCGTTATACCACAAGCCATCCGCGCGACATGGACGACCGGCTGATCAATGCCCATCGCGACCTGAGCGCACTGATGCCCTATCTGCACCTGCCGGTGCAATCGGGCTCGGACCGCATCCTGAAAGCGATGAACCGGCGCCATACGGCCGCCGAATATCTGACGCTGATCGAGCGCATCCGCACGGTGCGGCCCGACATCGCGCTGTCGGGCGATTTCATCACCGGCTTTCCGGGGGAGACAGATGAGGATTTTAAGGATACATTGAGACTTGTGGAGGAGGTCCGTTATGCACAGGCCTTCTCGTTCAAATACTCGACGCGGCCGGGCACGCCCGGCGCGGAGCTGAAGGACCAGGTGCCGGAAGAGATCAAGGCAGAACGGCTGGAACGCCTGCAAATGCTTCTTCTGAAGCAGCAGCAGGAATTTGCCGAATCCTGCATCGGCAAAGAGATCGACCTGTTGCTCGAAAAGCCCGGTCGCATGCCGGAACAACTAATCGGACGTTCTCCCTGGCTTCAATCCGTGAATGTTGATGCAAAAGCATCGCAAATCGGTGACATTATCAAAGTGCGAATCACAGGAACCGGAACAAACAGCCTGTTTGCGGAACGCGCAGAGGCTGCGGTTTAA
- a CDS encoding Fur family transcriptional regulator produces MTDVAKTLEELCTERGMRMTEQRRVIARILEDSEDHPDVEELYRRSVKVDAKISISTVYRTVKLFEDAGIIARHDFRDGRSRYETVPEEHHDHLIDLKTGTVIEFRSPEIEALQERIAREHGFRLVDHRLELYGVPLKKEDL; encoded by the coding sequence ATGACTGATGTAGCCAAGACCCTTGAGGAGCTTTGCACCGAACGCGGCATGCGCATGACCGAGCAGCGCCGCGTTATCGCGCGCATCCTGGAAGACTCGGAAGACCATCCCGACGTCGAAGAACTCTACCGCCGCTCGGTGAAAGTCGATGCGAAGATCTCGATCTCGACCGTCTATCGCACCGTGAAACTGTTCGAGGATGCCGGCATCATCGCCCGCCACGACTTCCGCGACGGACGCTCGCGCTATGAAACAGTGCCGGAAGAACATCACGACCATCTTATCGACCTGAAGACCGGTACGGTCATCGAATTCCGCTCGCCGGAGATCGAAGCGCTGCAGGAGCGCATCGCCCGCGAGCACGGCTTCCGGCTGGTCGACCACCGCCTCGAGCTCTACGGCGTTCCGCTGAAGAAAGAAGATCTCTGA
- a CDS encoding helix-turn-helix domain-containing protein, with translation MIENKKKPNPIDIHVGSRIRLRRTMLGMSQEKLGESLGITFQQIQKYEKGTNRVGASRLQNISNILNVPVSFFFEDAPGEHSNAGGGMETSSSNYVVDFLSSSEGLQLNRAFVKISDPKVRRKVVELVKALAAEADAD, from the coding sequence ATGATTGAAAACAAGAAGAAGCCGAATCCGATCGACATCCATGTTGGCAGCCGTATTCGTCTCCGCCGTACGATGCTGGGCATGAGCCAGGAAAAGCTTGGCGAAAGCCTTGGCATCACCTTCCAGCAGATCCAGAAATACGAAAAGGGCACCAACCGCGTCGGCGCAAGCCGTCTGCAGAACATCTCGAACATTCTCAATGTTCCAGTGTCGTTTTTCTTCGAGGACGCGCCCGGCGAACATTCCAATGCCGGCGGCGGCATGGAAACCTCCAGCTCGAACTACGTCGTCGATTTCCTGTCTTCCTCGGAGGGCCTGCAGCTCAACCGCGCCTTCGTCAAGATTTCCGATCCTAAGGTTCGCCGGAAGGTCGTAGAGCTGGTGAAAGCCTTGGCCGCAGAAGCCGACGCCGACTGA
- a CDS encoding hemolysin family protein produces the protein MSDFTTKPAADAKDSEPSSSSDEAGSSSRPSGRSQSFWSRAARILRPQQGSRLREDLADALMTDAAGDDAFSPDERAMLNNILRFREVRVADVMVPRADIEAVDQNITIGELMILFEESGRSRMPVYADTLDDPRGMVHIRDLLSYVAKQARNKRRGPAKPAAAVPAIEVAPENIHKTTRSAKPNFDLARVDLQKTLAEAGIVRKILFVPPSMLASDLLRRMQVNRTQMALVIDEYGGTDGLASHEDIVEMVVGDIDDEHDDEEVMFKRVAEDMFVADARVELEEIAQAIGPDFDISEQVDEVDTLGGLIFSALGRIPVRGEVVQALPGFEFHILDADPRRIKRLRITRKRHAIRRRAKADGDAAPGDDRPAESTAN, from the coding sequence ATGAGCGACTTTACGACGAAGCCGGCGGCAGACGCCAAGGACTCCGAGCCATCCTCCTCTTCCGACGAGGCAGGCAGTAGTAGTCGGCCATCCGGCCGATCGCAATCCTTCTGGTCGCGCGCCGCGCGCATCCTTCGCCCGCAGCAGGGTTCGCGATTGCGCGAGGATCTCGCCGACGCGCTGATGACCGATGCGGCCGGCGACGACGCCTTTTCGCCCGACGAACGGGCGATGCTCAACAACATCCTGCGTTTTCGCGAGGTGCGCGTCGCCGACGTGATGGTGCCGCGCGCCGATATCGAGGCGGTCGACCAGAACATCACCATCGGCGAGTTGATGATCCTCTTCGAGGAATCCGGCCGCTCGCGCATGCCTGTCTATGCCGATACGCTCGACGATCCGCGCGGCATGGTGCATATCCGCGACCTGCTCTCCTACGTCGCCAAGCAGGCGCGCAACAAGCGCCGCGGCCCGGCGAAGCCGGCCGCTGCCGTGCCGGCTATCGAGGTCGCGCCCGAAAACATCCACAAGACCACGCGTTCGGCCAAGCCGAATTTCGATCTCGCCCGGGTCGACCTGCAAAAGACGCTGGCCGAGGCCGGCATCGTCCGCAAGATCCTGTTCGTGCCGCCGTCGATGCTGGCGTCCGACCTGTTGCGCCGCATGCAGGTGAACCGCACGCAGATGGCGCTCGTCATCGACGAGTATGGCGGCACCGACGGGCTTGCCTCGCATGAAGACATCGTCGAAATGGTGGTCGGCGACATCGATGACGAACATGACGACGAAGAGGTGATGTTCAAGCGCGTCGCCGAGGACATGTTCGTCGCCGACGCCCGCGTCGAGCTCGAAGAGATCGCCCAGGCGATCGGGCCGGATTTCGACATCAGCGAGCAGGTCGACGAGGTCGATACGCTGGGCGGCCTGATCTTCTCAGCACTCGGCCGCATCCCAGTGCGCGGCGAGGTCGTCCAGGCGCTGCCGGGCTTCGAATTTCACATCCTCGACGCCGATCCGCGCCGCATCAAGCGGCTGCGCATCACCCGCAAGCGCCACGCGATCCGCCGTCGCGCCAAGGCGGATGGTGACGCTGCTCCCGGCGACGACCGGCCGGCGGAATCGACCGCCAACTGA
- a CDS encoding NifU family protein gives MFIQTEATPNPATQKFLPGKVVMENGTAEFRSTEEAQASPLAARLFEISGVTGVYFGYDFISVSKDNADWQHLKPAILGSIMEHFMSGKPVMGDASILSEDADAGDEFFDEGDESIVLTIKELLETRVRPAVAQDGGDITFRGFKDGKVYLNMKGSCAGCPSSTATLKHGVQNLLRHFVPEVEEVIAA, from the coding sequence ATGTTCATTCAGACCGAAGCCACGCCGAATCCCGCCACGCAGAAGTTCCTGCCGGGCAAGGTGGTGATGGAAAACGGCACGGCCGAGTTCCGCAGCACAGAGGAGGCTCAAGCTTCGCCCCTCGCCGCCCGCCTGTTCGAAATATCAGGCGTCACCGGCGTCTATTTCGGCTATGATTTCATTTCCGTCTCCAAGGACAATGCCGACTGGCAACATCTTAAGCCGGCTATATTAGGCTCGATCATGGAGCACTTCATGTCCGGCAAGCCGGTCATGGGCGATGCCTCCATCCTTTCCGAAGACGCCGATGCCGGCGACGAATTCTTCGACGAAGGCGATGAATCGATCGTGCTGACCATCAAGGAGCTTCTGGAGACCCGCGTGCGCCCGGCCGTTGCCCAGGACGGCGGCGACATCACCTTCCGCGGCTTCAAGGACGGCAAGGTCTATCTGAACATGAAGGGTTCCTGCGCCGGCTGCCCGTCTTCGACGGCAACGCTGAAGCACGGCGTGCAGAACCTGCTGCGCCATTTCGTTCCGGAAGTGGAGGAAGTGATTGCCGCTTAA
- a CDS encoding PhoH family protein, whose protein sequence is MNGQELVSSSPRHPRTPSDTNHFVLTFENNRFASELFGQFDQNLKLLEQRLNIDARARGNSVVITGDVVTTNQARRTLDYLYEKLQKGGSVERSDVEGAIRMAVAADDQLSLPTMERKAKLTMAQVSTRKKTIIARTPTQDAYIRALERAELVFGVGPAGTGKTYLAVAHAAQLLERGAVEKIILSRPAVEAGERLGFLPGDMKEKVDPYLRPLYDALYDMIPADKVDRAITAGVIEIAPLAFMRGRTLANAAIILDEAQNTTSMQMKMFLTRLGENARMIVTGDPSQIDLPRGVKSGLVEALQLLNGVEGISIVRFTDTDVVRHPLVGRIVRAYDSTYAVAEDVSRQG, encoded by the coding sequence TTGAACGGACAAGAATTGGTTTCTTCTTCACCGCGCCACCCCCGCACGCCGAGCGATACCAATCACTTCGTCCTGACGTTCGAGAACAACCGCTTCGCCAGCGAGCTCTTCGGTCAATTCGACCAGAACCTCAAGCTGCTCGAACAACGGCTGAACATCGATGCGCGGGCACGCGGCAATTCGGTCGTCATCACCGGCGATGTCGTGACCACCAACCAGGCGCGGCGCACGCTCGACTATCTCTATGAAAAACTTCAGAAAGGCGGCAGCGTGGAACGATCGGACGTCGAGGGTGCAATCCGCATGGCGGTCGCCGCCGACGATCAGCTCAGCCTGCCGACCATGGAGCGCAAAGCCAAGCTGACGATGGCCCAGGTGTCCACGCGCAAGAAGACGATCATCGCCCGCACGCCGACGCAGGACGCCTATATCAGGGCGCTGGAACGCGCCGAGCTCGTCTTCGGCGTCGGCCCGGCCGGCACCGGCAAGACCTATCTCGCCGTCGCCCATGCCGCCCAGCTCCTGGAGCGCGGCGCTGTCGAAAAGATCATCCTGTCGCGCCCGGCCGTCGAGGCCGGCGAGCGCCTGGGCTTCCTGCCCGGGGACATGAAGGAAAAGGTCGACCCCTATCTTCGACCGCTCTATGATGCACTCTACGACATGATCCCCGCCGACAAGGTCGACCGGGCGATCACTGCCGGCGTCATCGAAATCGCGCCGCTCGCCTTCATGCGCGGCCGCACACTCGCCAACGCCGCCATCATCCTCGACGAAGCGCAGAACACCACCTCGATGCAGATGAAGATGTTCCTGACGCGTCTCGGCGAAAATGCCCGCATGATCGTCACCGGCGACCCGAGCCAGATCGATCTGCCGCGCGGCGTCAAATCTGGCCTCGTCGAGGCCTTGCAGCTTCTGAACGGCGTCGAGGGCATCTCGATCGTGCGCTTCACGGATACCGACGTCGTCCGCCACCCGCTAGTCGGGCGCATCGTCAGGGCCTATGATTCGACGTATGCCGTCGCCGAAGACGTCAGCCGGCAGGGCTAA
- a CDS encoding lysophospholipid acyltransferase family protein, producing MIAWLRIAFAAVVILAVSIVLIPLQVLALRFDWRLRRRLPRTWHRIVCYCLGIRVRVTGKLEDRRPLMLCSNHSSWLDIMVMSAVADVVFIAKIEVRDWPIFGTLAKLQKSVFVVREERRKTGHQANEIAGRMADGEIVVLFPEGTTSDGNRLLEVKSSLFGAAAMAVPYSPTGTVVVQPVAVAYTRVHGIAMGRYHRRLAAWPGDLDLLPHLIDIVRCGAIDAEVSFGEAVDYCAETSRKEVSATIALRIRNLLNSRLRGREIS from the coding sequence TTGATCGCCTGGCTGCGCATCGCCTTCGCCGCGGTCGTTATCCTCGCCGTCAGCATCGTGCTCATACCGCTGCAGGTACTGGCGCTGCGGTTCGACTGGCGGCTGCGCCGCAGGCTTCCGCGCACCTGGCACCGGATCGTCTGCTATTGCCTCGGCATCCGCGTCCGCGTCACGGGCAAGCTGGAAGATCGCCGGCCGCTGATGCTCTGCTCCAACCATTCCTCCTGGCTGGATATCATGGTGATGTCGGCCGTTGCCGACGTCGTCTTCATCGCCAAGATCGAGGTACGCGACTGGCCGATCTTCGGCACGCTCGCCAAGCTGCAGAAGAGCGTCTTCGTCGTACGCGAGGAAAGGCGCAAGACCGGCCATCAGGCAAACGAGATCGCCGGGCGCATGGCCGACGGTGAGATCGTCGTGCTCTTCCCCGAAGGCACGACCTCGGACGGCAACCGGCTGCTCGAGGTCAAGTCCTCGCTGTTCGGCGCCGCCGCGATGGCGGTGCCTTATTCGCCGACGGGAACGGTCGTGGTGCAGCCGGTGGCGGTTGCCTATACCAGGGTGCACGGCATCGCCATGGGGCGTTATCATCGGCGGCTCGCGGCCTGGCCAGGGGATCTCGACCTCTTGCCGCATCTCATCGACATCGTGCGCTGCGGCGCCATCGACGCCGAAGTTTCCTTCGGCGAGGCGGTGGATTACTGCGCCGAGACCAGCCGCAAGGAGGTGAGCGCGACGATCGCCTTGCGCATCCGCAACCTCCTGAACAGCCGCCTGCGCGGGCGGGAAATCTCCTAG
- the metK gene encoding methionine adenosyltransferase has protein sequence MRANYLFTSESVAEGHPDKVCDRISDEIVDLVYREAAKTGVNPWGVRIACETLATTNRVVIAGEVRLPPSLMKKDKDGKDVINPSKFKAAARRAIKDIGYEQDGFHWKKAKIDVLLHSQSADIAQGVDSAADQQGDEGAGDQGIMFGYACRETPDLMPAPIYYSHKILQLLAVARKKGDGEVAKLGPDAKSQVTVRYVDGKPSEATSIVLSTQHLDESWDSKKVRAVVEPYIREALGELKIADDCKWYINPTGKFVIGGPDGDAGLTGRKIIVDTYGGAAPHGGGAFSGKDTTKVDRSAAYAARYLAKNVVAAGLADRCTIQISYAIGVAQPLSIYVDLHGTGKVTEDQIEAAIRKNMDLSPTGIRRHLDLNKPIYAKTSAYGHFGRKAGRDGSFSWERTDLVKALKESVKA, from the coding sequence ATGCGCGCGAATTATCTCTTTACCAGCGAATCTGTTGCCGAAGGTCATCCGGACAAGGTCTGTGACCGCATCTCCGACGAGATCGTCGATCTGGTCTACCGCGAAGCGGCCAAGACCGGCGTCAACCCATGGGGCGTGCGCATTGCCTGCGAGACGCTGGCGACGACCAACCGCGTCGTCATCGCCGGTGAGGTCCGCCTGCCGCCGAGCCTGATGAAGAAGGACAAGGACGGCAAGGACGTCATCAATCCTTCGAAGTTCAAGGCCGCCGCCCGCCGCGCCATCAAGGATATCGGCTACGAGCAGGACGGCTTCCACTGGAAGAAGGCAAAGATCGACGTGCTCCTGCACTCGCAGTCGGCCGACATCGCTCAGGGCGTCGACAGCGCCGCCGACCAGCAGGGCGACGAGGGTGCCGGCGACCAGGGCATCATGTTCGGTTATGCCTGCCGCGAAACGCCGGACCTGATGCCGGCCCCGATCTATTATTCCCACAAGATCCTGCAGCTGCTCGCAGTTGCCCGCAAGAAGGGCGACGGCGAAGTCGCCAAGCTCGGCCCCGACGCCAAGAGCCAGGTGACCGTGCGTTACGTCGACGGCAAGCCTTCGGAAGCGACCTCGATCGTGCTTTCGACCCAGCATCTCGACGAGAGCTGGGATTCGAAGAAGGTTCGCGCCGTCGTCGAGCCCTATATCCGCGAAGCGCTCGGCGAACTGAAGATCGCCGACGATTGCAAGTGGTACATCAACCCGACCGGCAAGTTCGTCATCGGCGGACCGGACGGCGATGCGGGCCTCACCGGCCGCAAGATCATCGTCGACACCTACGGCGGTGCCGCTCCGCATGGCGGCGGCGCATTCTCCGGCAAGGACACGACGAAGGTCGACCGTTCGGCCGCCTATGCCGCCCGTTACCTTGCCAAGAACGTCGTTGCTGCCGGCCTTGCCGACCGTTGCACGATCCAGATTTCCTACGCGATCGGCGTCGCCCAGCCGCTGTCGATCTATGTCGACCTGCACGGCACCGGCAAGGTCACCGAGGATCAGATCGAAGCAGCTATCCGCAAAAATATGGACCTTTCGCCGACCGGTATCCGCCGCCATCTCGACCTCAACAAGCCGATCTATGCCAAGACCTCCGCTTACGGCCATTTCGGCCGCAAGGCCGGCCGCGACGGCTCGTTCTCCTGGGAGCGCACCGACCTCGTGAAGGCGCTCAAGGAAAGCGTGAAGGCCTGA
- a CDS encoding GNAT family N-acetyltransferase encodes MTMLEAYLTLKPEFEIIAMEREDCRDVAVLHGERFARPWGDGEFHGLLMQDTVFGFVARQTNAILKKPLPGFILARHVAGEAEILTIAVQAKVARAGLGWRLMQAAMREARSRGGESMFLEVDNGNTAALGLYRKLGFEKVGERQGYYKQENGALSTALVMKRVLR; translated from the coding sequence ATGACGATGCTGGAAGCCTATCTGACGCTGAAACCGGAATTCGAGATCATCGCCATGGAGCGCGAAGATTGCCGCGATGTCGCCGTCCTGCACGGCGAGCGCTTCGCCCGGCCCTGGGGCGACGGTGAATTTCACGGCCTGCTGATGCAGGATACCGTCTTCGGCTTCGTCGCGCGCCAGACCAATGCCATCCTGAAAAAGCCGCTTCCGGGGTTCATTCTTGCCCGCCATGTCGCCGGCGAGGCGGAGATCCTGACCATTGCCGTGCAGGCGAAGGTCGCCCGTGCCGGGCTTGGCTGGCGGCTGATGCAGGCGGCGATGCGGGAAGCGCGGTCGCGCGGCGGCGAGAGCATGTTTCTTGAGGTCGATAACGGCAATACGGCAGCGCTTGGCCTCTACCGCAAGCTCGGCTTCGAAAAGGTCGGCGAACGTCAGGGTTATTACAAACAAGAAAACGGCGCCCTCTCCACGGCGCTTGTCATGAAGCGCGTTCTTCGGTAG
- the ybeY gene encoding rRNA maturation RNase YbeY, translating into MAELDIQISVEDIGWPGEETLLSFCERVLGAAVVYLSDSEKQPFPTMPPEVSLVFTDDASIQDINAEWRGKDKATNVLSFPAFPVQPGKMPGPMLGDIIIARETLEREAAELEKSFDDHLTHLLVHGFLHLLGYDHMNSAEAEIMEGLETRILAQLGLSDPYEGQDLKMEP; encoded by the coding sequence ATGGCCGAACTCGACATCCAGATCAGCGTCGAGGACATCGGCTGGCCCGGCGAGGAGACGCTGCTGTCGTTTTGCGAACGCGTACTCGGCGCGGCAGTGGTCTATCTCAGCGACAGCGAGAAGCAGCCCTTCCCGACGATGCCGCCCGAGGTTTCGCTTGTTTTTACCGACGATGCCTCGATCCAGGACATCAATGCGGAATGGCGCGGCAAGGACAAGGCCACCAACGTGCTCTCCTTTCCGGCCTTTCCGGTTCAGCCCGGCAAGATGCCCGGCCCGATGCTCGGCGACATCATCATCGCCCGGGAGACGCTGGAGCGGGAAGCGGCCGAACTCGAAAAGAGTTTCGACGACCACCTGACCCATCTTCTGGTGCACGGTTTCTTGCATCTTCTCGGCTACGACCATATGAATAGTGCCGAAGCCGAAATTATGGAGGGGCTGGAGACTCGCATTTTGGCCCAGCTCGGCCTATCTGATCCCTACGAGGGTCAAGACCTTAAAATGGAACCATGA
- the lnt gene encoding apolipoprotein N-acyltransferase — MERLADRVILVWGFKRSLLAIAAGAFAVLALPPIGFFAAMFVSFTLLVWLIDGAAASPDSGLIGRLWPAFATGWLFGFGYFVAGLWWVGHALLVDQEEFAWALPLAILGLPACLAVFYGLAAALARIFWSDGMGRIAALAAGFGLMEWLRSVILTGFPWNAIGYGMMPVPLMMQSAHLIGAMGVTALAVFVFSAPALAGTSQGARPGIALAVLLFAAHLGYGAYALHLAPRPDTLPEDKRPVVRLVQPAIDQAAKMDNDVDRAAIFETHLKLSTEAPKNGGRKPDIIVWPETSIPFILTDNQDALTRIADTLDDNQILIAGAVRAEEMGPGTPPRYYNSIYVIDGRGQIIAASDKVHLVPFGEYLPFEDVLTEFGIQNVVEMPGGFSAAASRHLLALPGGLNLYPLICYEIIFPGEMTGDIKDANAILNITNDAWFGATPGPYQHFQQARVRAVETGLPLIRDANSGISALVNAHGEIIAGLDLGETGFVDATLDSIGAGLGTTIPRQTYFWLTEALLILIALISRRGFISGLN, encoded by the coding sequence ATGGAGCGGCTTGCGGACAGGGTTATCCTCGTCTGGGGTTTCAAACGGTCGCTGCTGGCCATCGCCGCCGGGGCGTTCGCGGTGCTGGCGCTGCCGCCTATCGGCTTTTTCGCGGCGATGTTCGTTTCCTTCACGCTGCTCGTCTGGCTGATCGACGGGGCAGCGGCTTCGCCTGATAGCGGCCTGATCGGCAGGCTGTGGCCGGCGTTTGCCACCGGCTGGCTGTTCGGTTTCGGCTATTTCGTCGCCGGCCTCTGGTGGGTTGGCCATGCGCTGCTGGTCGATCAGGAAGAATTCGCTTGGGCGCTGCCGCTGGCAATCCTCGGGTTGCCGGCTTGTCTTGCGGTCTTCTACGGGCTGGCGGCCGCCCTTGCCCGCATCTTCTGGTCTGACGGCATGGGGCGGATCGCCGCGCTTGCGGCAGGCTTCGGGCTGATGGAATGGCTTCGAAGCGTAATCCTCACCGGCTTTCCCTGGAACGCCATCGGCTACGGCATGATGCCGGTTCCGCTGATGATGCAGTCGGCGCATCTGATCGGGGCGATGGGCGTGACGGCCCTTGCCGTCTTCGTCTTTTCCGCGCCTGCCCTTGCCGGGACGTCGCAAGGGGCACGGCCGGGCATCGCGCTCGCCGTCCTGCTCTTTGCCGCCCATCTCGGTTATGGTGCCTATGCCCTCCATCTCGCGCCGCGGCCGGACACATTGCCTGAAGACAAGCGGCCGGTAGTGCGGCTGGTGCAGCCGGCGATCGACCAGGCGGCGAAGATGGATAACGACGTCGACCGCGCCGCGATCTTCGAGACGCATCTGAAGCTGTCGACCGAAGCGCCGAAGAATGGCGGGCGCAAACCCGATATCATCGTCTGGCCGGAAACCTCGATCCCCTTCATCCTGACCGACAACCAGGATGCGCTGACGCGGATTGCCGATACGCTCGACGACAATCAGATCCTGATTGCCGGCGCTGTACGCGCCGAGGAGATGGGACCGGGTACGCCGCCGCGCTACTATAATTCCATCTACGTGATCGACGGCCGCGGACAGATCATCGCCGCCTCCGACAAGGTGCATCTGGTGCCCTTCGGCGAGTACCTGCCCTTCGAGGACGTGCTCACCGAATTCGGCATCCAGAACGTCGTGGAGATGCCGGGGGGCTTTTCGGCCGCGGCAAGCCGGCATCTGCTGGCGCTGCCCGGCGGGCTCAATCTCTATCCGCTGATCTGCTACGAGATCATTTTTCCCGGTGAAATGACCGGTGACATTAAAGACGCCAACGCGATCCTCAATATCACCAATGATGCCTGGTTCGGCGCAACCCCCGGCCCCTACCAGCATTTCCAGCAGGCGCGGGTCCGGGCTGTCGAAACCGGCCTGCCGTTGATTCGCGACGCCAATAGCGGCATTTCAGCGCTGGTGAATGCGCATGGGGAAATTATTGCGGGGCTCGATCTTGGAGAAACCGGCTTCGTCGATGCAACGCTCGATAGCATCGGTGCGGGACTTGGAACGACAATCCCCCGGCAAACATACTTCTGGTTGACCGAGGCGCTGCTGATTTTGATTGCGCTAATTTCTCGCAGAGGTTTTATTTCCGGGTTGAATTGA